The [Pantoea] beijingensis genomic sequence TGAACGCTATTACCAGCAGATAAAAGGGCGACAAAAGCGCGACACATGGCTTTGGTCTCTGCTGCTGGTGGGGCTGTATCTTGGCGCGGGCAATGTTGCCGAATTCAGTCTCTCTACCATCCTGACCTCGCTACCGCACTTCTTTGATTATCTGCGACAAACGATTCCTGTATTGCACTTACCGTTGCTGTTTGCTGACGGACATACCGAAGGCTCATTGGCCTACTGGGGTTATCGGCTGCATATTCAGCTGCCGCTTATCTGGGAGACGCTTCAGCTGGCGTTGGCGGCAACGATAATCTCCGTAGTGATTGCCACCGTTCTGGCGTTTTTTGCTGCCAACAATACTCTAAGCCCACCAGCGCTACGTTTTGGCATTCGTGCAGCGGTGGCTTTTCTGCGAACCATGCCAGAACTGGCATGGGCGGTGATGTTTGTGATGGCATTTGGTATCGGGGCGATACCGGGTTTTCTCGCGTTAGCGTTGCACACCGTGGGCAGTCTGACCAAGCTATTTTATGAAGCGAT encodes the following:
- the phnE gene encoding phosphonate ABC transporter, permease protein PhnE, with translation MQNHDFERYYQQIKGRQKRDTWLWSLLLVGLYLGAGNVAEFSLSTILTSLPHFFDYLRQTIPVLHLPLLFADGHTEGSLAYWGYRLHIQLPLIWETLQLALAATIISVVIATVLAFFAANNTLSPPALRFGIRAAVAFLRTMPELAWAVMFVMAFGIGAIPGFLALALHTVGSLTKLFYEAIETASDKPNRGLAACGASKFQRMRFAFWPQVKPIFLSYSFMRMEVNFRQSTILGLVGAGGIGQELMTSIKLDRYDQVSMTMLLIIIVVSLLDTLSGRLRRWVVEGKQ